A genomic window from Methanovulcanius yangii includes:
- a CDS encoding inorganic phosphate transporter: MLEIAILTIVIAFIFTFTNGFQDAAPIAATFITSRSAQPRQAIVFVAAMVCLGALLGGTAVAFTLSGLLTTVSGGETVQVLLIAMIVATAWNILTWKYGLPSSSTHALIGGIVGAGIAAAGIGGVYWGVTDIIFPPHELAGIVKVLVFLVLSVIIGFAGSYCLHKAAGILLRNSKRSINSRIMELNWMTAGAIGFGHGANDSQKQLGIIALALFAAGQSASVTIPDWARVVCAVLMALGTIGGGWRIMNTLGNRIFRIEPIHSFDSQVFSGASIWISTLAGAPVSSNQIISSSILGVGAAENPRKVHWFVGKDVVAAMFVTIPATALVSGFLYGIVFNLPGV; this comes from the coding sequence GTGCTTGAGATTGCAATTCTTACCATAGTAATCGCCTTCATCTTCACCTTCACCAACGGATTTCAGGATGCCGCTCCGATTGCTGCGACGTTTATCACCTCCCGTTCGGCCCAGCCACGGCAGGCAATCGTTTTTGTTGCTGCGATGGTATGTCTGGGGGCACTATTGGGAGGTACGGCTGTGGCTTTTACGCTTTCTGGTCTTCTGACAACGGTTTCTGGAGGGGAGACGGTGCAAGTCCTCCTCATTGCGATGATCGTAGCAACGGCGTGGAACATCCTGACCTGGAAATACGGCCTTCCCTCCTCATCGACACATGCGCTTATCGGTGGCATCGTTGGTGCCGGAATTGCAGCGGCAGGCATTGGAGGGGTCTACTGGGGAGTGACAGACATCATTTTCCCGCCGCATGAACTGGCCGGTATCGTAAAGGTTCTGGTCTTTCTCGTGTTGTCAGTGATTATCGGATTTGCCGGTAGCTATTGTCTGCATAAGGCAGCCGGTATTTTATTGAGGAATTCAAAAAGATCCATCAATAGCCGGATCATGGAATTGAACTGGATGACGGCAGGAGCAATCGGGTTTGGCCATGGTGCAAACGATTCCCAAAAACAGCTGGGCATCATTGCTCTTGCCCTGTTTGCCGCCGGTCAGTCGGCATCTGTCACCATTCCGGACTGGGCCAGGGTGGTCTGTGCAGTGCTTATGGCCCTTGGTACGATAGGGGGCGGGTGGCGTATCATGAATACCCTCGGCAACAGAATATTCAGGATCGAGCCCATTCATTCATTCGATTCGCAGGTGTTTTCCGGTGCATCCATATGGATATCTACCCTCGCGGGCGCCCCTGTGTCGTCGAACCAGATCATCTCATCGTCGATTCTCGGGGTAGGTGCAGCTGAAAATCCAAGGAAAGTCCATTGGTTCGTGGGAAAGGATGTGGTTGCCGCAATGTTCGTTACAATTCCGGCGACGGCATTAGTGTCCGGGTTCCTGTATGGCATCGTATTCAATCTTCCGGGAGTGTGA
- a CDS encoding Ig-like domain-containing protein, whose product MVKELVRRTNASLLAGMGLSVMILLAISGAGMAAQPSGVIQEAPLNPAFSEAVGNVPDFVLTNVHPGANGNGHGIPSGVIPSPIDRSYLKGKNIESIASVEPTADESGPATLESDTGDYYYDLRDHGLVTTVKNQGNLGTCWAFATYGSLESVLLPRESWDFSESNLANTHGFDWGPASGGNMDMSTAYLVRWSGPIAEADEPYYTSTYNENLPQQKNVQEVLFIPGRSGPLDNDNLKWAIENYGGVYSTIYWDQYDPADYSPQTYSFYNPDNSESNHAITLVGWDDSYSRTLFEKTPAGDGAFIAKNSWGPYWGDGGYFYISYYDPQIGTSNAVFTAEPLDTYTGIYQYDPLGQVSSFGYGTTTAWFANVFTAKAGEDLSAVGFYTNDVDCRYEVYVYTDPSNGPINSAGAVSTTSGTIGIPGYHTVDLTTPASLAAGQDFSVVVKMTTTDYTFPVAFEFPWSGYSGGATANAGESYYGPDGSHWYDLTGYRANANVCLKAYTVQAGGNYVPQAFDDQYATDENTALVISAPGILANDYDPNGDSLTAILVTDVIHGDLSMQTDGSFGYLPSTGFTGTDVFTYRAFDGELWSAATEVTIAVNEVNSAPTASPDGYTTKEDTVLHVVVPGVLGNDVDTDDDTLSAVLSTLPNHGTLVLNADGSFTYTPGADYYGADSFTYRAYDGRALSSAVTVSLGIAAVNDAPIAQDDVATTTPGVGISIDVLANDDDVDGDALTINSVGIPSHGTTALSGTAVIYTPVDATYSGEDSFTYTVSDNNGGLDSATVIITINKPAIAPVASFDCSATTILVRDTVRFTDTSTNEPDSWYWTFGDGLTSTEQNPVHQYKKPGTYSVSLTVSNDAGSSKKTMDITVLKFALTPTPTPEPTPENDITADFSADVTSGSLPLTIAFAGQSTGNPLSYKWDFGDGTPTSGEKDPVHTYISKGFYTVTLTVWGEDGSSDTVVKKRFIKALP is encoded by the coding sequence ATGGTGAAAGAATTGGTACGAAGAACGAATGCATCACTACTTGCAGGTATGGGACTCAGCGTTATGATACTGCTCGCAATCAGCGGAGCCGGTATGGCGGCCCAGCCCTCGGGCGTGATTCAGGAGGCACCGCTCAACCCGGCATTTTCCGAGGCTGTCGGTAATGTCCCGGATTTTGTCCTGACAAACGTCCACCCGGGAGCAAACGGGAACGGACACGGGATACCTTCGGGGGTCATTCCCTCTCCGATCGACCGCTCCTATCTGAAGGGGAAGAACATCGAGTCAATCGCATCGGTGGAGCCAACCGCTGATGAATCAGGCCCGGCAACGCTGGAATCCGACACAGGAGATTATTATTACGACCTCCGCGATCATGGATTGGTAACTACTGTTAAGAACCAGGGGAACCTCGGGACCTGCTGGGCCTTTGCCACGTACGGGAGCCTGGAATCGGTCCTTCTCCCCAGGGAATCATGGGACTTTTCGGAAAGCAACCTGGCAAATACCCATGGATTCGATTGGGGTCCTGCCTCCGGAGGTAATATGGATATGTCCACCGCATACCTCGTCCGGTGGTCAGGACCTATAGCGGAAGCGGATGAACCGTATTATACCTCCACCTATAATGAGAACCTGCCACAGCAGAAGAATGTCCAGGAAGTCCTCTTCATCCCCGGACGGTCGGGACCGCTCGACAATGACAACCTGAAGTGGGCAATCGAAAACTATGGAGGAGTGTATTCTACTATTTACTGGGACCAGTATGATCCTGCCGACTACAGTCCTCAGACATACTCATTCTATAACCCGGACAATTCCGAGAGCAACCACGCCATCACTCTTGTCGGATGGGATGACAGTTACAGCAGAACGCTGTTTGAGAAGACTCCTGCAGGCGACGGTGCATTCATTGCAAAGAATTCGTGGGGCCCGTACTGGGGTGACGGAGGATATTTCTATATTTCCTATTATGACCCCCAGATTGGAACGTCGAATGCCGTCTTTACGGCAGAACCGCTGGACACCTACACCGGCATCTACCAGTACGATCCGTTAGGACAGGTAAGCTCGTTCGGTTATGGAACCACGACGGCCTGGTTTGCCAACGTCTTCACCGCGAAAGCAGGGGAAGACCTGAGCGCAGTCGGATTCTACACGAACGATGTGGACTGCCGGTATGAAGTCTACGTCTACACCGACCCCTCAAATGGTCCGATAAATTCTGCAGGGGCAGTGTCGACAACGAGCGGTACGATTGGTATTCCGGGATATCACACCGTTGACCTCACTACTCCCGCATCCCTTGCCGCAGGCCAGGACTTCTCGGTGGTGGTAAAGATGACAACAACGGATTACACGTTCCCCGTTGCCTTTGAGTTCCCGTGGTCAGGATATTCAGGCGGGGCAACCGCCAACGCCGGCGAAAGTTACTATGGACCGGATGGCAGCCATTGGTATGATTTGACAGGTTATCGGGCAAACGCAAACGTCTGCCTCAAGGCCTATACGGTTCAGGCGGGCGGCAACTACGTCCCGCAGGCATTTGACGACCAGTATGCCACGGATGAGAACACTGCACTCGTCATATCCGCTCCGGGAATCCTCGCCAACGATTACGACCCGAATGGCGATAGCCTCACGGCGATTCTTGTAACCGATGTCATCCATGGCGACCTTTCCATGCAGACAGACGGATCGTTCGGCTATCTGCCGTCAACCGGATTTACCGGGACCGATGTGTTCACCTACCGGGCATTTGATGGCGAACTCTGGAGCGCTGCCACGGAGGTTACGATTGCCGTCAATGAGGTGAACTCTGCACCCACCGCGAGTCCCGATGGCTACACGACGAAAGAGGATACCGTATTACATGTCGTGGTACCGGGTGTTCTCGGCAATGATGTGGACACCGATGATGATACCCTCAGCGCTGTGCTTTCCACCCTTCCAAACCACGGCACTCTCGTGTTGAATGCGGACGGATCGTTCACCTATACCCCCGGTGCTGATTATTATGGTGCGGACTCATTTACGTACCGTGCCTATGACGGGCGGGCCCTGAGTAGTGCCGTGACAGTCTCTCTCGGCATAGCAGCGGTGAACGATGCCCCCATTGCACAGGATGATGTGGCGACGACGACGCCAGGTGTGGGGATTAGTATCGATGTCCTCGCAAACGACGATGATGTGGATGGCGATGCCCTTACCATCAACAGCGTCGGTATTCCATCACACGGAACCACCGCTCTCAGCGGCACTGCCGTTATCTATACCCCCGTTGACGCAACCTATTCCGGCGAAGACAGTTTCACCTACACCGTCAGTGACAACAACGGCGGCTTAGATTCGGCAACGGTCATTATCACTATCAACAAACCTGCCATCGCCCCTGTCGCCAGCTTTGACTGCTCGGCAACAACCATCCTCGTGAGGGATACGGTACGGTTTACCGACACTTCGACAAATGAACCTGACTCATGGTACTGGACCTTCGGGGATGGTTTGACGTCAACGGAGCAAAATCCGGTGCATCAGTACAAAAAGCCGGGCACCTACAGCGTGAGCCTCACCGTAAGCAATGACGCCGGTTCCAGCAAAAAGACCATGGACATCACCGTGTTGAAATTTGCCCTGACACCAACACCCACTCCTGAACCGACCCCTGAAAATGATATTACGGCTGATTTCAGCGCCGACGTCACCAGCGGGAGCCTGCCTCTGACCATCGCATTTGCCGGCCAGTCCACCGGCAACCCTTTGAGCTATAAATGGGACTTTGGCGACGGAACCCCTACATCTGGCGAGAAGGATCCGGTTCACACTTATATCTCAAAGGGATTCTACACCGTAACGCTTACGGTGTGGGGTGAGGACGGTAGCAGTGACACAGTGGTGAAAAAACGTTTCATCAAGGCCCTTCCCTGA
- a CDS encoding endonuclease dU — MMHLEKPGIRILGIAESYRNRESSLLCGIVMRRDLIIDGCAFSKATIGGKDATNAVLDIWNTLGRDDINAILLSGCIISWFNIIDSDHIREVTGIPVIGVSYEESDGLHDDIRHHFPEDEERLSCYLKLGARISYPLSTGKTIYLRAWGTDHGAAGRLCNIFTRQGHVPEPVRVARLVARGADRFYDYR, encoded by the coding sequence ATGATGCACCTCGAAAAACCCGGTATCAGAATCCTGGGCATCGCCGAAAGTTATCGAAATAGAGAATCATCTCTTTTATGCGGCATCGTGATGCGAAGAGACCTGATCATCGATGGATGTGCCTTCTCTAAAGCAACCATCGGAGGAAAAGATGCAACAAATGCTGTTCTTGATATATGGAATACTCTTGGACGGGATGATATCAACGCCATTTTGCTGAGCGGATGTATCATCTCATGGTTTAATATCATCGATTCCGATCATATACGTGAGGTAACCGGCATACCGGTCATTGGGGTTTCCTATGAGGAATCGGATGGTCTTCATGATGACATCAGGCATCATTTTCCGGAAGATGAGGAGCGCCTCTCCTGCTATCTGAAACTGGGAGCAAGGATATCCTATCCCCTTTCCACCGGTAAAACCATCTACCTGAGGGCATGGGGAACGGATCATGGCGCAGCAGGGAGGCTCTGTAATATCTTCACCCGGCAGGGCCATGTCCCGGAGCCGGTCAGAGTCGCACGACTTGTAGCCCGCGGCGCTGACAGGTTCTATGATTACCGATAA
- a CDS encoding helix-turn-helix domain-containing protein has translation MSVVNSVNNIRLPPSSRRVLLLLEDGKARTFKEVTEEVDIAPRTIRYAIKRLKESGLIIEKFNFKDARQVLYQTKKSIQSEETQTAMVA, from the coding sequence ATGTCGGTCGTTAACAGTGTGAACAACATACGGCTCCCCCCTTCTTCCAGAAGAGTTCTTCTCCTCCTTGAAGATGGTAAGGCCAGAACTTTCAAGGAAGTGACCGAAGAAGTGGACATTGCACCACGGACGATCAGATACGCGATTAAGAGACTGAAGGAATCCGGTTTGATTATTGAAAAATTCAATTTCAAGGATGCCCGTCAGGTTCTCTACCAGACAAAAAAGTCAATTCAATCCGAAGAAACGCAGACTGCTATGGTTGCATGA
- a CDS encoding Mrp/NBP35 family ATP-binding protein, producing the protein MADNSARQTPECDGNCKNCTSAASCDDPKKNNPMTEKVKINVKHVILVLSGKGGVGKSTVAANLAMSLANKGYNTGLVDLDIHGPNIPKMLGVEDQRLQSYDGKRIEPVQITGKLGVVSMAFLLPETSSPVVWRGPMKFTAIRQFLEDVNWGDMEYLIVDLPPGTGDEALSVAQLAPNIDGAVIVTTPQDVAVLDSTKAVTFVQQLGYPVLGIVENMSGMVCPHCGEAIDLFGEGGGKKAAEDLGVPFLGAIPLDPEMRKAGDEGRPFVLRKAGDKQHQATWEKVDEVMDNILAQIKTEN; encoded by the coding sequence ATGGCTGATAACTCTGCAAGACAGACCCCGGAATGCGATGGTAACTGTAAAAACTGCACAAGCGCGGCATCATGTGATGATCCGAAAAAGAACAATCCAATGACGGAAAAAGTGAAAATTAACGTCAAACACGTCATCTTGGTTCTTTCAGGGAAGGGGGGGGTTGGAAAAAGCACTGTTGCTGCAAACCTCGCCATGTCCCTTGCAAACAAGGGCTATAATACCGGCCTCGTAGATCTCGATATACACGGACCCAACATTCCCAAAATGCTTGGGGTCGAGGATCAGAGGCTCCAGTCATATGATGGGAAAAGGATTGAGCCCGTCCAGATAACCGGCAAACTAGGTGTCGTATCGATGGCCTTCCTCCTTCCGGAAACGTCTTCTCCTGTTGTATGGCGTGGTCCGATGAAGTTTACCGCAATCCGCCAGTTCCTCGAGGATGTAAACTGGGGGGATATGGAATACCTCATCGTCGATCTCCCCCCCGGAACCGGCGACGAGGCCCTCTCAGTTGCACAGCTTGCACCCAACATCGATGGGGCGGTTATCGTCACCACCCCGCAGGATGTTGCCGTTCTTGATTCCACCAAGGCAGTGACCTTTGTTCAACAGCTGGGTTACCCGGTGCTTGGCATTGTAGAGAATATGTCAGGAATGGTATGTCCCCACTGCGGTGAGGCGATCGACCTCTTTGGAGAAGGCGGAGGAAAGAAGGCGGCAGAAGATCTTGGTGTCCCATTCCTGGGCGCAATACCTCTGGATCCGGAGATGCGAAAGGCAGGTGACGAAGGCCGGCCATTTGTTCTCAGAAAGGCAGGGGATAAACAGCACCAGGCAACGTGGGAAAAGGTTGATGAGGTCATGGATAACATCCTCGCACAGATAAAAACGGAAAACTAA
- a CDS encoding cob(I)yrinic acid a,c-diamide adenosyltransferase codes for MTSEDGRHAGKGYVHVNTGNGKGKTTAALGVALRTVLCGKRVYFAQFIKGADTSELLLPGYLEGFTIVQYGRGRFVGQQPDPQDIHAARRGFGICREILVSGAYDLVVLDEVNLAVHYDLLTIEEVIDALDHRAPHVEVICTGRYAHPNIVDYADLVTEMVMIKHYYGRGVRGRRGIEY; via the coding sequence TTGACTTCGGAAGATGGTAGGCACGCCGGGAAAGGATATGTCCATGTCAACACCGGTAACGGGAAAGGGAAGACAACGGCAGCGCTTGGGGTGGCACTGCGTACCGTACTTTGCGGAAAGCGAGTGTATTTTGCACAATTCATTAAAGGTGCAGATACCAGCGAGTTATTGCTACCCGGATATCTGGAAGGTTTTACCATTGTCCAGTACGGTCGTGGACGATTTGTAGGGCAACAACCCGACCCGCAGGATATACATGCAGCACGTAGAGGGTTTGGTATCTGCAGGGAGATTCTTGTCTCAGGTGCGTATGATCTTGTGGTACTCGATGAAGTGAATCTCGCGGTGCACTATGATCTTCTGACCATTGAAGAGGTTATCGATGCGCTTGACCACAGGGCCCCGCATGTAGAAGTCATATGCACAGGAAGGTATGCTCATCCAAATATTGTCGACTATGCGGATCTGGTAACGGAGATGGTTATGATTAAACATTACTATGGCCGTGGTGTGCGGGGAAGAAGAGGAATTGAATATTGA
- the tsaA gene encoding tRNA (N6-threonylcarbamoyladenosine(37)-N6)-methyltransferase TrmO translates to MDEGIDIYTDGASRGNPGNAAWAYIVVQRGNIIHKQGKFIGTCTNNQAEYTAIIHALEKAREEGWSAINIYSDSQLVVRQINGEYKVRDRGLQERFSQVKKLLSRFESTTFTHVPRTNPFIAIADAKCNEILDNINIIPIQRKKSTIPSSPEAKNRIELTPIGIVHSPYSTLSEAPHQGRLESGISTIELFPEFEEGLEGLQDGDELIVQCWFDRAEREVLTVIPHGHTKPRGVFSTRSPARPNPLALEEVKLISRTGRILHVRGIDAVDGTPVIDIKPVIKKDKERDLHH, encoded by the coding sequence ATGGACGAAGGGATTGACATTTATACCGATGGTGCCTCAAGAGGGAATCCGGGAAACGCAGCCTGGGCTTATATTGTTGTTCAAAGAGGGAATATCATTCATAAACAAGGAAAATTTATCGGAACCTGTACAAATAATCAGGCAGAATATACTGCCATCATTCACGCGCTTGAGAAGGCTCGGGAAGAAGGATGGTCTGCCATCAATATCTACTCCGACAGTCAGCTTGTGGTTCGTCAGATCAACGGAGAATACAAGGTCCGCGACAGGGGTCTTCAGGAGCGTTTCTCCCAGGTAAAAAAGCTGCTCAGTCGATTTGAATCAACTACATTTACTCACGTCCCAAGGACGAATCCATTCATCGCCATTGCCGATGCAAAATGCAATGAGATCCTTGATAATATAAATATCATCCCAATACAACGGAAGAAGTCCACCATTCCTTCATCTCCGGAAGCAAAAAACAGAATTGAATTAACTCCCATCGGGATTGTCCACTCCCCATATTCCACCCTGAGTGAAGCACCGCACCAGGGACGTCTCGAATCAGGCATATCCACCATCGAACTTTTCCCCGAGTTTGAAGAAGGTCTCGAGGGCCTTCAGGACGGAGATGAACTGATTGTCCAGTGTTGGTTTGATCGTGCTGAAAGGGAGGTGTTAACCGTCATCCCCCATGGACATACCAAACCGAGGGGGGTCTTCTCGACCAGATCACCAGCAAGACCCAACCCGTTAGCCCTGGAAGAAGTGAAACTCATCTCGCGTACCGGGCGCATCCTTCATGTCAGAGGCATAGATGCTGTTGACGGCACCCCGGTGATCGATATAAAACCAGTCATTAAGAAGGATAAAGAAAGGGATTTGCACCATTAA
- a CDS encoding peptidylprolyl isomerase → MNSFPEQTGYINKQLFSFWEADIIVMSNQVHASHILVKSETEAKKIIERIESGEDFTIIARECSVCPSGQNGGDLGWFERGCMVPDFEKACFDGKAGTIVGPIQTRFGWHVIHIIETK, encoded by the coding sequence ATGAACTCCTTCCCGGAGCAAACCGGTTACATCAATAAACAGCTTTTTTCCTTCTGGGAAGCGGATATTATTGTAATGTCAAATCAGGTGCACGCTTCCCACATTTTGGTGAAGTCCGAGACGGAAGCCAAAAAGATCATCGAAAGAATTGAATCCGGAGAAGATTTTACAATCATCGCACGTGAGTGTTCAGTCTGCCCTTCCGGACAGAATGGCGGCGACCTCGGTTGGTTTGAGCGGGGATGCATGGTTCCCGATTTTGAGAAGGCCTGTTTCGATGGGAAAGCCGGGACTATTGTCGGCCCAATTCAGACACGGTTCGGTTGGCATGTAATTCATATCATCGAGACGAAATGA
- a CDS encoding transcriptional regulator encodes MKSPFCDIGVCDEVVRQYLPQVRAELVSRLVCKKGISQRTVAKYMGLSPAAVSQYVSRKRGCRFIEMSPDLDDVIEQWALSLISGDGSVTICDICCCVRNNEMNK; translated from the coding sequence ATGAAAAGCCCTTTCTGTGATATCGGGGTTTGCGATGAAGTTGTTCGTCAATATCTCCCGCAGGTACGTGCTGAACTTGTTTCACGTCTCGTCTGTAAAAAAGGAATTTCACAGAGAACCGTGGCAAAATATATGGGGCTTTCTCCTGCCGCCGTATCACAGTATGTCAGCAGAAAGAGGGGATGTCGCTTCATAGAAATGTCGCCGGATCTGGATGATGTGATTGAGCAATGGGCATTATCACTGATCTCGGGTGACGGTTCTGTAACCATCTGTGATATCTGTTGCTGTGTTCGCAACAATGAGATGAACAAATAA
- a CDS encoding DUF47 domain-containing protein: protein MVKSDYEAKGTGKKKGIFSSLFPRQYDFEQMLVDQANRTLEGVCTLVYWLKKTPHDEPVNLQTIEEEVDTMRHEMEEILISSFSTPFDRQDIYGLSRRMDYILNFSIETAREMHAFGVCPDEPILSMAKALYLGTQNLADGIRVMKSDKSKVEDSIRRARDHTREIENIYILSMADLLHTEDAMDALRRREIYHHLRDAGRALGSTLDILHNTIVGMS from the coding sequence ATGGTGAAAAGCGACTATGAAGCGAAGGGAACAGGGAAGAAAAAAGGTATCTTCAGTTCACTGTTTCCCCGGCAGTACGATTTCGAACAGATGCTTGTCGATCAGGCGAACCGGACACTCGAAGGCGTGTGCACGCTCGTGTACTGGCTGAAGAAAACCCCTCATGACGAGCCGGTAAATCTTCAAACGATCGAGGAGGAGGTCGACACCATGCGGCATGAAATGGAGGAGATTCTGATAAGTTCTTTTTCAACACCGTTTGATCGCCAGGATATCTATGGATTGTCCCGCCGAATGGACTATATCCTGAACTTTTCCATCGAAACGGCCCGGGAGATGCATGCTTTTGGTGTATGTCCCGATGAGCCGATTTTGTCGATGGCAAAGGCGCTCTATCTTGGGACCCAGAATCTGGCAGATGGTATCCGGGTCATGAAATCCGACAAGTCAAAGGTGGAGGATAGTATCAGAAGGGCACGGGATCATACGCGTGAGATCGAGAATATCTATATTCTCAGCATGGCGGATCTCCTGCATACCGAGGATGCCATGGATGCTCTCAGAAGAAGGGAGATATATCATCATCTCCGCGATGCGGGCCGTGCCCTTGGCTCCACGCTGGATATTCTCCATAATACCATCGTGGGAATGAGCTGA
- a CDS encoding metal-dependent hydrolase yields MAYLVPFAVLGAVIPDIDVVFELLPDDNPSSYIFSHGGITHSLAGAVVISLIAFAAIFVLSRFMGIGGGISENASTFVLLAIMGGAILHVLLDYLAYPGIPLLYPFSAEKMTAGIFAGPNPFLLLISLILLVLILIKKVGNQHIIAYMVLILVVILLSAGMKCYVSFQTDGETVPGMNPLNWTIIKEDDVSYTIQAYHLFDGVTGEKRYEKYTNITPREASRYWDVPEVRRLRYYSYITTIEKSTDGITFCDPLRESGIFLYPTKHVTYSMPEFVEYSAGS; encoded by the coding sequence ATGGCATATCTCGTCCCGTTTGCCGTTCTTGGGGCGGTTATCCCCGATATTGATGTGGTCTTTGAGCTGTTGCCGGATGATAATCCATCGTCCTACATATTTTCCCACGGGGGCATAACCCATAGTCTTGCCGGCGCAGTCGTGATCTCACTGATTGCCTTTGCCGCAATCTTCGTCCTGAGCCGTTTTATGGGAATAGGGGGCGGCATTTCAGAAAATGCGTCCACTTTCGTGCTCCTTGCCATCATGGGAGGAGCAATCCTGCATGTATTACTGGATTATCTTGCATACCCGGGCATCCCTCTCCTGTACCCATTTTCAGCGGAAAAAATGACGGCGGGAATCTTTGCCGGCCCAAATCCGTTCCTCCTTCTTATAAGCCTTATCCTCCTTGTATTGATTCTCATCAAAAAGGTGGGTAATCAACATATAATCGCCTATATGGTGCTTATTTTGGTGGTCATTCTTCTGAGTGCCGGAATGAAATGTTACGTCTCATTCCAGACAGATGGAGAGACGGTGCCGGGTATGAACCCTCTCAACTGGACGATAATCAAGGAGGATGACGTTTCATACACCATACAGGCGTATCATCTCTTCGATGGAGTTACCGGTGAAAAAAGATATGAAAAATATACAAATATCACTCCCCGGGAAGCGAGCAGATATTGGGATGTCCCGGAAGTCCGGAGGCTGCGCTACTATTCGTACATAACGACGATCGAGAAAAGTACGGACGGCATTACCTTTTGTGACCCGCTTAGGGAGAGCGGGATTTTCCTGTATCCCACCAAGCATGTCACCTACAGCATGCCGGAATTCGTGGAGTACTCTGCAGGGTCCTGA
- a CDS encoding tetratricopeptide repeat protein produces MESEKMLHVLKATVLLCIIANAALIFPAGAVNAGVSVAPAEINITNATATLHIAFEEGNWPRAAAYAELITNNNPTSGEEIWYEWAYALRMMGAYNESLKVADEGIERYPNNHLNYLNKGYAYIALGNWLEARKNAESALSIKPMEAAAYNIIALGLLGQDDEKNALIATEQAVSLEPDNAVYLNTKGMILIKSGDYGKAVDVLTAAVESSEDRYAIPYPGAPTPEQNLNEAQRLYNETSVSPMMIFAAAGLILVVAAGAGLLRRLIRKR; encoded by the coding sequence ATGGAATCGGAAAAGATGCTACATGTCCTGAAGGCAACCGTACTTCTTTGCATTATCGCCAATGCCGCCCTCATCTTCCCTGCGGGAGCCGTCAATGCGGGAGTCTCGGTTGCTCCGGCGGAGATCAACATAACTAATGCGACTGCCACGCTGCATATTGCATTTGAAGAGGGAAACTGGCCACGGGCTGCCGCCTATGCCGAACTCATCACAAATAATAACCCGACCAGCGGGGAAGAGATTTGGTACGAATGGGCGTATGCCCTGAGGATGATGGGAGCATATAATGAATCCCTGAAGGTGGCCGATGAAGGAATCGAACGGTACCCGAATAATCATCTCAACTACCTGAACAAGGGATATGCATACATTGCACTCGGCAACTGGCTCGAGGCGCGTAAGAATGCCGAATCGGCTCTCAGCATAAAACCGATGGAGGCAGCAGCATATAATATCATCGCACTAGGCCTTCTGGGGCAGGATGACGAAAAGAACGCCCTCATCGCCACAGAACAGGCCGTGAGCCTGGAACCGGACAATGCTGTATACCTGAATACCAAAGGAATGATCCTGATAAAAAGTGGTGATTACGGAAAAGCTGTCGATGTCCTCACCGCTGCCGTCGAGTCTTCAGAAGATAGATACGCCATCCCCTATCCGGGAGCACCGACACCTGAGCAAAACCTTAATGAAGCCCAGCGCCTCTATAACGAAACCTCAGTATCCCCCATGATGATATTCGCCGCCGCAGGATTGATACTCGTTGTGGCTGCCGGGGCGGGCCTTCTGCGGCGGCTTATCAGGAAGAGATGA